A window of the Lolium perenne isolate Kyuss_39 chromosome 7, Kyuss_2.0, whole genome shotgun sequence genome harbors these coding sequences:
- the LOC127314210 gene encoding uncharacterized protein, which produces MSISTASRRALSRIGGALRRSFSSAPDSAAGYQVSGGPSFMRAAVFWEPGRPLTMEEFRMPRPKAGEVLVKTKACGVCHSDLHVMKGELPFSSPCVVGHEITGEVVDHGAHTPAEIVNRFPVGSHVVGAFIMPCGNCFYCVKGQEDLCESFFAYNRAKGTLYDGETRLFLRSNGKPVYMYSMGGLAEYCVVPANALAVLPSSLPYTESAILGCAVFTAYGALRHAAEMRAGDSVAVIGVGGVGSSCLQIAKAFGASEIIAVDVLDEKLQNAKTLGATHTVNAAEEDAVEKIKEITGGRGVDVAVEALGKALTFSQCTQSVRDGGKAVMIGLAATNVVGEVDITRLVRRQVKIIGSYGARARQDLPQIVKLAERGAFDLKNAISRKCKLEEANSAYEDMNKGKIIGRAVVEIM; this is translated from the exons ATGTCCATCTCCACCGCTTCCCGCCGCGCCCTCAGCCGGATCGGCGGCGCCCTCCGGCGGTCCTTCTCGTCGGCGCCGGACTCCGCCGCGGGGTACCAGGTCTCCGGCGGGCCGAGCTTCATGCGCGCGGCGGTGTTCTGGGAGCCCGGCCGCCCGCTCACCATGGAGGAGTTCCGCATGCCGCGCCCCAAGGCCGGCGAGGTCCTCGTCAAGACCAAAG CTTGTGGAGTTTGCCACTCTGATCTCCATGTCATGAAAGGCGAACTCCCTTTCTCGAGCCCTTGCGTTGTTGGCCATGAGATCACCGGGgaggtggtcgaccatggcgcccACACGCCTGCTGAGATCGTCAACAG GTTCCCAGTTGGCAGTCATGTCGTTGGCGCCTTTATAATGCCCTGCGGGAATTGCTTTTACTGTGTTAAG GGCCAGGAAGACCTCTGCGAGTCTTTCTTCGCGTATAATCGCGCGAAAGGAACACTATATGATGGTGAAACCCGGCTATTTCTACGCAGCAATG GAAAGCCAGTGTACATGTACAGCATGGGTGGGCTTGCGGAATATTGTGTTGTGCCGGCCAATGCGCTAGCAGTTCTTCCTAGCTCGTTGCCGTACACAGAATCAGCGATTCTAGGATGTGCTGTGTTCACTGCATATGGCGCTTTGAGGCATGCTGCTGAAATGCGTGCTGGTGATTCGGTTGCAGTGATTGGGGTTGGAGGGGTCGGATCAAG CTGCTTACAGATAGCGAAAGCCTTTGGAGCTTCTGAAATCATTGCGGTTGATGTTCTTGATGAGAAACTCCAGAATGCTAAAACTCTTGGAGCAACCCACACTGTAAATGCAGCTGAAGAAGATGCTGTTGAAAAGATCAAG GAAATTACTGGTGGGAGGGGTGTGGATGTGGCTGTGGAGGCACTTGGTAAGGCATTGACGTTTTCCCAGTGCACCCAAAGTGTACGAGATGGAGGCAAAGCTGTTATGATTGGGCTTGCTGCAACAAACGTAGTAGGCGAGGTGGACATAACCCGTCTTGTTCGCCGACAG GTCAAAATCATTGGGTCGTATGGGGCAAGAGCCAGGCAAGATCTTCCTCAGATAGTCAAGCTCGCAGAGAGGGGTGCCTTCGATCTCAAGAACGCCATATCAAGGAAATGCAAATTGGAAGAGGCAAACAGCGCCTACGAGGATATGAACAAGGGCAAGATCATTGGCCGAGCTGTAGTTGAAATCATGTAG
- the LOC127314211 gene encoding adenylate kinase, chloroplastic: protein MASPTASAAAIVSSLSPSPVAAERPIPHGSLLFRGSRAGSSPLRLKSSRQRRLSPAPRAAKAVAAEKADPLNVMIAGAPASGKGTQCELIKAKYGLVHISAGDLLRAEIATGTENGKRAKEFMEKGQLVPDEIVVNMVKERLLQADAQEKGWLLDGYPRSYSQSMALENLGIRPDIFILLDVPDELLVERVVGRRLDPVTGKIYHLKYSPPENEEIASRLTQRFDDTEEKVKLRLQTHYQNIESLVSIYEDLIVKVKGDAMVEDVFGEIDKLLTSSREKKSEMVATS from the exons ATGGCTTCTCCCacggcctccgccgccgccatcgtctcCTCCCTCTCGCCGTCGCCCGTGGCTGCCGAGAGGCCAATTCCCCACGGCAGCCTCCTCTTCCGCGGCTCCCGCGCCGGCTCCAGCCCCCTACGGCTCAAATCCTCACGACAACGCCGGCTCTCGCCGGCGCCTAGAGCGGCCAAG GCTGTGGCTGCAGAGAAGGCCGATCCCCTGAATGTCATGATAGCGGGTGCTCCGGCATCCGGGAAGGGCACGCAGTGCGAGCTCATCAAGGCCAAG TATGGTCTGGTGCACATTTCAGCTGGAGATTTGTTGAGGGCAGAAATCGCCACAGGCACCGAGAACGGGAAGCGGGCCAAGGAGTTCATGGAGAAGGGACAGCTGGTTCCCGACGAGATTGTTGTTAAT ATGGTGAAGGAACGTCTTCTTCAAGCGGATGCTCAGGAAAAGGGTTGGCTATTGGATGGTTACCCAAGAAGTTATTCACAGTCGATGGCACTAGAAAATCTTGGAATCCGGCCTGACATTTTCATTCTATTGGAT GTTCCAGATGAACTTCTTGTGGAAAGGGTGGTTGGCAGACGGCTGGATCCTGTAACTGGGAAAATATACCATCTTAAGTATTCCCCACCAGAGAATGAAGAAATTGCATCAAGACTTACACAAAGATTTGACGATACAGAAGAAAAG GTTAAGCTAAGGTTGCAGACTCATTATCAAAATATCGAGTCCTTGGTCTCGATATATGAGGACCTTATAGTTAAG GTAAAAGGAGACGCCATGGTTGAAGATGTGTTTGGTGAGATCGACAAGCTGCTCACTTCCAGCCGGGAGAAGAAAAGTGAAATGGTGGCTACCTCATGA
- the LOC127314209 gene encoding phosphatidylinositol-3-phosphatase SAC1 produces MAAEAEDPAATATLEKFRLYETRARFYVIGSSREKRSFRVLKIDRSEPSELHLSEDPVWYSQQEVKSLLQRIAEGNRSTGGLTFVTKAYGIAGCIKFLESYYLILVTKRRQVGCICGHAIYCIDESQMITIPHSTVQTDVANSKNELRYKKLLESVDLAKDFFYSYTYPIMQSLQQNVTSAGMKEMPYENLFVWNSFLTEPIRSRCNNALWNVALVHGHFKQVKLSIFGRDLNVILISRRSRHFAGTRYLKRGVNDHGKVANDVETEQIVFEEEAGSWKGRMSAVVQMRGSIPLFWSQEAGRLSPKPDIFVQRYDPTYEATKLHFEDLAQRYGQPIIILNLIKTVEKRPREMMLRREFSKAVEYLNQNVPEERKLRFIHWDFHKFAKSKSANVLGVLGGVASEALDLTGFYYSGKPKVQKRRSIRRTSTARDGSIDIRASSGDLPRLSSADVLGSTGSQDMRKNDSKQEPLGDAPCYQTGVLRTNCIDCLDRTNVAQYAYGLAALGRQLHAMGLTDVSKIHPDSSIASALMEMYQSMGDALAHQYGGSAAHNTVFPERQGKWKATTQSREFLKSIKRYYSNAYTDGEKQDAINLFLGYFQPQEGKPALWELDTDYYLHVTTAGDDSYHLSSAPGNNVSGGSGDAMSPRSTLSPVPACKDDFSRMKLTSFDKLIERTCSSLRDVRLHRDADLKPSGGVGTSGMAPDAAEIQLKTPNWLFGQRKHAEPAPTTKVIPVENVNDGNKDDMNASICGELNWLSSSADLCEEDNFRRYLAFTTADAENGWYSGTLLYDQDENSGAYKHYSELCQGPVMDPFEHDPEKERHYAEALSVDIAITDDAQVEAEMKAALDDYQIVGSDLCIIPSCGALAEDPSQLTRWIIGDEKLRVVSAVQ; encoded by the exons atggcggcggaggcggaggacccggcggcgacggcgacgctcGAGAAGTTCCGCCTCTACGAGACGCGCGCC AGGTTCTACGTGATCGGGAGCTCGCGGGAGAAGCGGTCGTTCCGGGTGCTCAAGATCGACCGCTCGGAGCCGTCGGAGCTCCACCTCAGCGAGGACCCCGTCTGGTACTCGCAGCAGGAGGTCAAGAGCCTGCTCCAGCGCATCGCCGAGGGCAACCGCTCCACCGGCGGGCTCACCTTCGTCACCAAGGCCTACGGCATCGCAG GTTGTATCAAGTTCTTGGAATCATATTACCTGATTTTAGTGACCAAGCGTCGTCAAGTTGGCTGCATTTGTGGCCATGCTATATATTGTATAGATGAGAGCCAGATGATCACCATCCCACACTCAACTGTACAGACAGATGTTGCAAACTCTAAGAACGAGCTGAG GTACAAGAAGCTCTTGGAAAGCGTTGATCTCGCCAAAGATTTTTTCTATAGCTACACATACCCAATCATGCAGAGCTTGCAGCAGAATGTCACTTCTGCAGGGATGAAGGAAATGCCTTACGAAAATTTGTTTGTATGGAATAGTTTCCTGACAGAGCCAATTCGATCAAGGTGCAACAATGCTCTCTGGAATGTAGCTCTGGTCCATGGGCACTTCAAGCAG GTCAAGCTGTCAATTTTTGGcagggatttaaatgttatccttATTTCTAGAAGATCTCGACATTTTGCTGGGACACG GTATTTAAAAAGAGGTGTGAATGACCATGGAAAAGTTGCTAATGATGTCGAAACAGAGCAAATAGTATTTGAAGAGGAAGCTGGTTCCTGGAAGGGAAGAATGAGCGCAGTAGTACAGATGCGAGGATCGATCCCTCTTTTTTGGTCGCAAGAGGCTGGCCGACTTAGTCCTAAGCCTGATATTTTTG TGCAGAGGTATGATCCTACTTATGAAGCAACCAAGTTACATTTTGAGGATCTTGCTCAGCGTTATGGACAACCTATCATAATACTTAATTTAATAAAG ACGGTTGAAAAAAGGCCACGGGAGATGATGCTCAGGCGTGAATTTTCTAAggcagttgagtatcttaatcaAAATGTGCCAGAAGAGAGGAAACTGAGATTCATTCACTGGGATTTTCATAAATTTGCGAAAAG CAAGTCTGCAAATGTATTGGGCGTTTTAGGAGGTGTAGCAAGTGAAGCACTGGACCTTACTGGGTTTTACTACAGTGGAAAGCCAAAAGTTCAGAAAAGAAGGTCAATCCGTCGAACTAGCACTGCAAG GGATGGCTCTATTGATATAAGAGCTAGTTCTGGAGATCTACCAAGACTTTCTAGTGCTGATGTGCTTGGTTCCACAGGTTCTCAGGATATGAGAAAAAATGATAGCAAACAAGAGCCTCTGGGTGATGCTCCTTGTTATCAAACTGGAGTTCTTCGTACGAATTGCATAGACTGCCTGGATCGCACAAATGTCGCACAGTATGCTTATGGCCTTGCTGCTTTGGGGAGGCAGCTTCATGCAATGGGACTAACAGATGTTTCAAAAATCCACCCAGATAGCAGCATTGCTTCAGCTTTAATGGAAATGTACCAGAGCATGGGTGATGCACTTGCTCATCAGTATGGAGGTTCTGCAGCACATAATACG GTTTTCCCTGAGAGGCAAGGGAAGTGGAAGGCTACTACACAGTCTAGGGAGTTTCTAAAATCAATTAAACGATATTACAGCAATGCCTACACTGATGGTGAGAAACAAGATGCTATAAATTT ATTTCTGGGTTATTTCCAACCTCAAGAAGGAAAGCCAGCTCTCTGGGAGCTGGATACTGATTACTATCTCCATGTGACAACAGCTGGTGATGATAGCTACCATTTGAG TTCTGCACCTGGAAATAATGTGTCTGGGGGATCTGGAGATGCCATGAGCCCTAGATCCACATTGAGCCCCGTGCCAGCATGTAAAGATGACTTCTCAAGGATGAAGCTTACTTCATTTGACAAACTTATAGAAAGGACCTGTAGTTCGCTTAGGGATGTGAGGCTTCACCGTGATGCTGATCTAAAGCCAAGTGGTGGTGTTGGAACTTCTGGAATGGCACCAGATGCAGC TGAAATACAGCTCAAAACCCCAAACTGGTTGTTTGGTCAAAGAAAACATGCAGAGCCAGCTCCAACAACAAAAGTTATTCCAGTGGAAAATGTGAACGATGGAAACAAAGATGACATGAATGCCTCTATATGCGGGGAACTGAACTGGCTTTCCTCCTCAGCAGATTTATGTGAGGAGGACAATTTCAGAAG GTATTTGGCATTCACAACAGCGGATGCAGAGAATGGCTGGTACAGTGGAACGCTGTTATACGACCAAGATGAGAACAGCGGGGCTTATAAACATTATTCCGAACTATGCCAG GGGCCAGTCATGGACCCTTTTGAGCACGATCCTGAGAAAGAACGCCATTACGCGGAGGCTCTTAGCGTGGATATTGCGATCACGGACGACGCGCAGGTGGAAGCAGAAATGAAAGCCGCGCTGGATGACTACCAGATAGTAGGTTCGGACCTGTGCATCATCCCGTCGTGCGGGGCCCTTGCCGAGGATCCAAGCCAGCTGACGAGGTGGATCATCGGAGACGAGAAGCTACGCGTCGTCAGTGCCGTGCAGTAG